One Catharus ustulatus isolate bCatUst1 chromosome 2, bCatUst1.pri.v2, whole genome shotgun sequence genomic window carries:
- the ATN1 gene encoding atrophin-1: protein MFSSNRAKENGGPTPKRMKTRQNKDSMSMRSGRKKETPGPREELRSRGRASPGGVSTSSSDGKAEKSRQATKKGRLEESCTPKSSKQGRTEEISESEGEDTNAPKKTKTEELPCPRSPSDVDSLDGHSFNDEMSSDPRDIDQDNRSTSPSVYSPGSVENDSDSSSVLSQGPSHSYHHPPLFPESPPVAPPPDSLARPPEPSFGLPGDVHPQGAPPGSYHSQLEGQASRIFQAQAPQTPASSSSSSSSSSSSSSSAVAAPSAPPSSSSTSSSSSSSSHTPLYPTANVVQVGAKIASGVGGLPAPGAREQTLSAKHNPPPTTPISLASVGGGLPPQKTPPANPPAPSASAPSFPHVSSNLPPPPALRPLNNAVAASSSPGMVGQALSGHLPSPHSMGQDKAPALAPSRYPYAPPPLPPSSSSAQYPQPSPGQPLPSYSASYGHSFPPPSGLSVSSQPPKYTQPSLPSQPVWSQGPPPYSRPLGNAGSHPTAPFPGQSPHHQQPPQQHHHGHGSSGGISPAATAPPQPPGGYPHGLESNSHHPSHPTYGLRLYPPHSQAAYSQAPSASAAAASSSSSSSSSSSSSAVSSQGSYPSMCTHPPGQSPATYTFPPPPPPSPAHGAGPPVTSAATTLSTVIATMASPSAAPYKTVSPPVPPSAVAPYGKRAASPVATFQPPAPYKPGSPPTSSAAPFRAATPPGYRVASSPVAGGYKAPSPAPSAPPPLPGSMAAPAPPPPPLPLSTAQIKQEPSEEYEPPESPVPPARSPSPPPKVVDVPSHASQSARFNKHLDRGFNSCSRTDLYFVPLDGSKLAKKRADLVEKVRREAEQKAREEKEREREREREKEREREKERELERSVKMAQEGRTVECSSLGPVPHRPSFEQGSAVATVPPYLGPDTPALRTLSEYARPHVMSPSNRNHPFYVPLGAVDPGLLGYNVPAIYSSDPATRERELREREARERDLRDRDLRERLKPGFEVKPAELEQLHAVPAAAMDPFPRHGGLSLQTAPGLHPAFPFHPGLGHLERERLALAAGPTLRPDMSYAERLAAERQHAERVAALSNDPLARLQMLNVTPHHHQHSHIHSHLHLHQQDAIHAASASVHPLIDPLASGSHLTRIPYPAGTIPNPLLPHPLHENEVLRHQLFAAPYRDLPGSLSAPMSAAHQLQAMHAQSAELQRLALEQQQWLHAHHPLHGVPLPTQEDYYSHLKKESDKPL, encoded by the exons ATGTTTTCATCAAACCGGGCCAAGGAGAATGGGGGTCCCACACCCAAAAGAATGAAGACACGACAGAACAAGGACTCA ATGTCAATGCGGAGTGGACGGAAGAAAGAGACTCCGGGGCCCCGAGAGGAGCTTAGGTCACGGGGTCGAGCTTCCCCTGGTGGTGTCAGCACGTCCAGCAGTGATGGCAAGGCTGAGAAATCACGACAAGCGACAAAG AAAGGCCGTTTGGAGGAATCCTGCACCCCCAAAAGTAGTAAGCAGGGCCGAACAGAAGAGATCTCAGAGAGTGAAGGAGAGGACACCAAtgctcccaaaaaaaccaaaactgag GAGTTGCCCTGTCCTCGGTCCCCATCCGATGTTGACAGCCTTGATGGCCACAGCTTCAATGATGAGATGAGCAGTGACCCACGGGACATTGACCAGGATAACAGGAGCACCTCGCCCAGTGTCTACAGCCCTGGAAGCGTGGAGAATGACTCCGACTCTTCttctgtgctgtcccagggtCCATCTCACTCCTACCACCACCCCCCACTCTTCCCTGAGAGCCCGCCAGTAGCTCCTCCTCCTGACAGCCTGGCTCGTCCACCGGAGCCCAGCTTTGGGCTCCCGGGTGATGTGCACCCTCAGGGAGCCCCCCCAGGAAGTTatcattcccagctggaaggCCAGGCTTCACGCATTTTCCAGGCTCAAGCCCCACAGAcacctgcctcctcctcctcctcctcctcctcctcttcctcttcctcttcctctgctgttGCTGCCCCTTCTgctcccccttcctcctcctcgacctcttcctcttcttcctcttcttcccacACTCCCCTTTATCCTACAGCCAATGTGGTCCAGGTTGGGGCCAAAATTGCAAGTGGAGTAGGGGGACTCCCAGCACCAGGGGCTCGTGAGCAGACCCTTAGCGCCAAGCACAATCCACCACCTACCACCCCAATCTCACTGGCATCGGTAGGAGGAGGGCTCCCCCCTCAGAAGACGCCCCCAGCCaatcccccagctccctcagcctcggccccttccttcccccatGTCTCCTCCAACCTGCCTCCTCCACCCGCCCTGCGCCCCCTCAACAACGCAGtggctgcctccagctccccagggatggtGGGACAGGCCCTGAGCGGCCACCTGCCCTCGCCCCACAGCATGGGGCAGGACAAGGCACCGGCCCTGGCCCCCTCCCGCTACCCCTACGCCCCACCACCACTGCCgccctccagctcctctgcccagtacccccagccctctccgggccagcccctgcccagctaCAGTGCTTCCTATGGGCACTCCTTCCCCCCGCCCAGCGGCCTCTCTGTCTCCAGCCAGCCCCCCAAGTAcacccagccctccctgccctcgcAGCCCGTCTGGAGCCAGGGGCCACCCCCTTACAGCCGCCCCCTGGGCAATGCTGGCTCCCACCCCACTGCCCCTTTCCCTGGCCAGTCCCCCCATCACCAGCAGcctcctcagcagcaccaccacGGCCACGGGAGCAGTGGGGGCAtctccccagcagccacagcacctcCTCAGCCCCCCGGGGGCTACCCCCATGGCCTGGAGTCCAACAGCCATCACCCTTCCCATCCCACCTACGGGCTGCGCCTCTACCCTCCACACAGCCAGGCCGCCTACAGCCAGGCTCCCTCTGCCTCTGCGGCCGctgcttcctcttcctcttcctcgtcctcttcctcatcctcctctgctGTCTCTTCCCAGGGAAGCTACCCCAGCATGTGCACGCACCCACCGGGACAGAGTCCTGCCACCTACACCTTCCCCCCTCCAccacccccctcccctgctcatGGGGCTGGCCCTCCAGTCacctctgctgccaccaccctcTCCACCGTCATTGCCACCATGGCctccccctctgcagccccctaCAAGACGGTCTCACCCCCAGTACCCCCATCAGCTGTGGCCCCATATGGGAAACGGGCGGCTTCCCCTGTCGCCACcttccagcccccagccccctaCAAGCCAGGCTCACCCCCCACTTCCTCGGCTGCCCCTTTCCGTGCAGCCACCCCTCCTGGCTACCGAGTGGCCTCTTCCCCTGTGGCAGGGGGCTACAAAGCCCCCTCGCCCGCCCCCTCTGCCCCACCACCCTTGCCAGGGAGcatggctgctccagccccgccgCCACCCCCACTCCCCCTCAGCACTGCTCAAATCAAGCAGGAGCCGTCGGAGGAGTACGAGCCCCCAGagagccctgtgccacctgctcGCAGCCCCTCGCCGCCCCCCAAGGTGGTGGATGTGCCAAGCCACGCCAGCCAGTCCGCCAG ATTCAACAAACACCTGGACCGTGGCTTCAACTCCTGCTCCCGCACAGACCTGTACTTTGTGCCACTTGATGGCTCCAAGCTGGCCAAGAAAAGAGCAGACTTGGTGGAGAAAGTGCGTCGAGAGGCTGAGCAGAAGGCCCGTGAAGAGAAGGagcgggaacgggaacgggagCGGGAGAAGGAGCGGGAGCGGGAGAAGGAACgggagctggagaggagtgTG AAGATGGCCCAGGAGGGCCGTACGGTCGAGTGCTCATCGCTCGGGCCGGTTCCCCACCGCCCCTCCTTcgagcagggcagtgctgtaGCGACTGTTCCCCCATACCTGGGCCCTGACACCCCAGCTCTGCGCACCCTTAGCGAGTATGCCCGGCCCCACGTCATGTCTCCCAGCAACCGCAACCACCCTTTCTACGTGCCGCTGGGTGCCGTTGACCCAGGCCTGCTGGGCTACAACGTGCCAGCCATCTACAGCAGCGATCCGGCCACACGGGAGCGGGAGCTGCGGGAGCGGGAGGCTCGCGAACGAGACCTGAGGGACCGGGACCTGCGTGAGCGTCTCAAGCCTGGCTTTGAAGTCAAACCAGCCGAgttggagcagctccatgccgtgccagctgctgccatggaTCCATTCCCACGCCATGGCGGGCTGAGTCTGCAGACAGCCCCTGGCCttcatcctgcttttcccttccacCCAGGGCTGGGCCACTTGGAGCGGGAGAGGCTGGCGCTGGCAGCTGGCCCAACCCTTCGTCCTGACATGTCCTACGCTGAGCGCTTGGCAGCCGAACGCCAGCACGCCGAGCGGGTGGCTGCTCTCAGCAATGACCCTCTGGCCCGGCTGCAGATGCTCAATGTGACGCCTCATCATCATCAGCATTCCCACATCCACTCCCATCTCCACCTCCACCAGCAGGATGCCATACATGCAG CCTCGGCCTCCGTTCACCCTCTAATCGACCCCCTTGCCTCGGGATCACACCTCACCCGGATACCATACCCAGCTGGAACCATCCCCAACCCTCTGCTGCCTCACCCTCTCCATGAGAATGAAGTGCTGCGCCACCAGCTCTTCG CCGCTCCCTACAGGGACCTGCCGGGCTCGCTGTCGGCGCCCATGTCGGCGGCACACCAGCTGCAGGCCATGCACGCGCAGTCGGCTGAGCTGCAGCgcctggctctggagcagcagcagtggctccaCGCCCACCACCCTCTGCACGGTGTGCCACTGCCCACACAGGAGGACTACTACAG CCACCTGAAGAAGGAAAGTGACAAACCCCTTTAA